One genomic segment of Pseudorca crassidens isolate mPseCra1 chromosome X, mPseCra1.hap1, whole genome shotgun sequence includes these proteins:
- the LOC137216598 gene encoding cell division cycle-associated protein 4-like: protein MFARGLKRKCAVDEEAAPAYSLQRQLLLDMSLVKLQLCHMLVEPNLCHSLLITNTDQQIQEEMTQDGRWCMPVPQTAGRASRDLLVSTEILCCCAWEGVHPAPDPGDLASEFQVVPVVQAPGGSPGSVWGRDGPQENRGSFHKSLNQIFETLESQSPGALEELFSDVDSSYYDLDAVLTGMLGGAKLIQDGLDHVVDILVET from the coding sequence ATGTTTGCTCGAGGGCTGAAGAGGAAGTGTGCGGTGGACGAGGAGGCCGCGCCCGCCTACAGCCTGCAGCGCCAGTTGCTCCTGGACATGTCACTGGTCAAGCTCCAACTGTGCCACATGCTGGTGGAGCCCAACCTGTGCCATTCACTTCTCATCACCAACACGGACCAGCAGATTCAAGAGGAGATGACCCAGGATGGGAGATGGTGCATGCCGGTGCCCCAGACCGCAGGGCGGGCGTCACGCGACCTCCTAGTATCCACGGAGATCCTGTGCTGCTGCGCATGGGAGGGGGTTCACCCGGCCCCTGACCCCGGAGACCTGGCCTCTGAGTTCCAAGTGGTCCCAGTGGTACAGGCTCCCGGAGGCTCTCCAGGTAGCGTTTGGGGCAGGGATGGTCCTCAAGAAAACAGAGGAAGCTTTCATAAGTCGCTCAATCAGATATTTGAAACACTGGAGAGTCAAAGCCCCGGTGCGTTAGAGGAACTGTTTTCCGACGTGGACAGCTCCTACTACGACCTGGACGCTGTGCTGACTGGCATGCTGGGCGGTGCCAAGTTGATCCAGGACGGGCTGGACCATGTGGTGGATATCCTGGTGGAGACCTGA